From Branchiostoma floridae strain S238N-H82 chromosome 5, Bfl_VNyyK, whole genome shotgun sequence:
ACATAACTGTGTATTTTTCCCCACAGACATGGGTCTAAGCAGGGGAACTGGGAGTTGTACCGGCGGACAGTACGTGACATGGCCCGAGTCTGCCGCTACGCTACAGGCAGGGCTGTCTTACTCACAGAGGACAAGAAGTGTCTGAACAAGGTGGGGCAAGAAATGAGAATTAGAACTTTGATTACTGAATGCTTAATGCATTCTTCCATATCTTTTCTTTTAGAACATTACATCTCAATAAGGACTGTCTCAAAGTTCGCTacatcctgggatggaaattggCAAAGATTTTCAGGCTATCCATCCCAAAAATATGAcatgaaaacaatttttttcagttgaaaatgacagatttaacaataaAAGATCAAAAACATTGGCTTCCAATTTCCAATTTACTTCTAGTTAAATTTGCCTTTTCCTCAGCAAAGCTTTAGCCACTAATCTCAGCTACTAGTAGTAGCTTATAAGCTTTGAAAAAAGGCCTGCAATAGGTGCCTCTTCCTTCCCCTCATAGTCAGTGGGACTTCTTGAAATTTAAAACTAGAGACAGCCTaattttgtattgaattttCCTCTGGCAGGTCTTAACTGAATACGACTCCCTGTGGTCCAAGAAGCTGGTGCTGTTCATCAAGATGGGAGGCCTGGATGCGGCTATCTACCAGCTCAAGCGGACCAACAATCCCTTCCCAAAGTTCCTTGAGCACAAGCTTCTCTCCAGTAAGaggaaacagaagaagatggGGATACCCCGGAGTGAGAGGGTGGGAGAGCCAATCACAGAGCAGCTGGGGGAGCCAATCACAGAACAGCTGGAGGAGCCAATCACAGAACAGCCAGGGGTGAACACGGGAGAGGAGGGGATGGAAGAGAATTTGGGAAAACAGACAGAGGAGACTCCAGTTAGCAGTGACACCTCCACATAAAGGGATGATTTCAATTGGCTTTTGTTCTCAACCAGCATGGATATACTCCTCTAATAGAGAAGACATGCTTGCTTTTCTATACGCAATTTCgctcatacatttttgtattgtagtaTGTCCACAAGCAGATGTTACAATATGAAATTGTTATGGATCAATGTGCCAATATTGCTTGTATTTATTCTTGATACACAAGAACACTCTGAAAACAGTGTTTATGTAGGGTGCACAATACTTGGTGAAGAGAAGCATTAGAACCAGGAACTCTTGAAAATTCTTTGCTTAAAAGCTAACTAGTAGCATTAATCTTTAATTCTGTTTGGCAGAATCCGATCATTATTTCCAGTTTGAAGAACAATGCACATGCAGCCAAGAGTGGTTTTGTGTCTTTAATACAAAAATTAAAAGGAAAGTGTGTACAGTCTTCCACAAATAGCAGCATCagcacatacacatgtataaggTACACATTGCACAGGTTTATAATATAAGTATATAATGTGTATGATACAACATCTAACAGACAAAAGTGTTTGTTTGCCAAGTTTTTAAGAGTGTGACTGAACAATGGTTTTAGACAAGATTGTTAGTCTTGTGAGATTCAGAGCAGCATCAGTTTTGACTTGTCAGCAACAGTGCATTGTGAACGTCCTCTGCATGTTTGCTATACAGTATAACACTTCATTTTTTTGCAGCAAGCCATCATCCATACCTTCCCAGTTCACTGGTGTGTCAGACAAATCGAATTACATAGAAAAGTAAGTAGGACCTTAAGATTTACAAGATATTAAACAAACCTTAAGAAAGGTAATAAAGTTTCCACGGGTGATAGAGATATATGCAGCATTCAATAACAATAAGATATCTTACAAATGCATTGTGTTGCAAGTGTTTATGAGTATTTCTCAAAAATATTCCACTTTCAGAATCGCTTGATTTATGTACATTTACAAGCACTTGACGACCAAGACTCATTGtggtttacatgtatgtaatatttgGTGCAATAGAATAAATATACTGGGCTATTATTTCTCCCCTAGTGGTTTTCTACAATTGAGTTCCATTTCCTGCCGTCGTGTAGATGAGGCAGGATAGTTTTGGGCGGCCTGGCCTGTAGTTCCCGCATGGTTGTGTGGAGAGACTTCAGCCGGTAGTCCCGCCAGTTCACGTGCTTCTGCAGGCTGCGCTGCATCTCCTGCTCGCTAGGGTACGGGTTCTCCTGGACACAAAAACAACCTTGAGTTTTCTTGCCTAGCTTGCAAGCCAGAAGAAAAATAAGGAAATAGCCATGACAGAAATGTTTCTGTATAAGGATGTGTTCAAATATTCTACTTTCTTGTCACCAAACATCGTTATGTAAAGACGACGAGAAAAAACTCGAAAGAAATGTCACAAAGTGTTACAAACATGTTGCTGAACCGACAAGAGGCGTTACTCACGTCTTCCTTCATCTTGTTGATGACCTGTACGGGAGCGTTGTCTAAGAAGAACTTTTTGGACAGCGTGAGGACCTCCGCACCGTCACTTACCAAGATCAGGCTGGGCTGGTTGTCAAACACCATGTCAACTAGACCCTGAAGAACAACGTTCAGATGACATGTAGATTCTACTCTTATTCTTAATCAAAGTATATCCATTACACAGAACAAACGTGCAACGCAAAACTACACCATGTATACGTATTCCTTTTGACGGTGGTCGATAGCGGAATCAGCTTGTATTATGACTATCTGTAGAGTTAAGCTTGTAATAAGACGTCCTGTAAGTTTAACATTTATGTGAACCTTAATTGTCAAAAACGGTGGGATGAAAGTTATCTGCACTCACGAAGACTCCTCTTCTATTTAAGGACTTGATCTTGACAAAGACCGGCTTGTCTTGGATCTGTGAAGTCATGCTCTGGTCATCCTGAATCTGTAATCAACAATAAACGAAACAAATGACAATCATTGACATTACATTAAGCATATACAACAGTTTGTTACAGATTCTAGAATCGTAATTTGTATAAGTGTGTTGTCATCCCAACGAACAATAAGTCATTAGGCTGCTACGAAAGCGCATTTAGCATCAAGAAACTTGATCGCAAAAATTTTTGAGACCAAAAGTCAGCTACACGGCAACTTTGTACCTGTTCTTGTAGGATGATACTTTCCAGTGACTTGAGAACGCTGTCCTTAGACTCCGGCGTCTCTTCCTTAGTGTCGATGTTGATTTCCGGTCTCTCCAACTGCCGGACCCGCCAACTGCCCTTCCTCATCTCCGCCTTCCTCCGCTTGAAGTCTATAAACCTCTCCCTCAGGAAGTGGTGGTGGTCTCTCTTCTTGTTCTTCTGTCCCAGGTCCTTCAGCAACTTGATTGTCATGTCTAGGTGTTATGAGAAAAGACATGGACTGTAGGATATGAAGTCTTGTACATagaaatgtctttaaaaagGCACAATTTACTGATAGTCACTTTTACCGTCGTTTGCATATGTTAAGTTTTATTAGTAGATTGCATTACAGGAGCTGATTGTACTTTGAGTGAAAATTTGTGGCAGGCAACCCCAATGTACCTATTTTCGGCATTTCGTCTTTTGGTGGCGTGCTTTCCTTTGGTTCCACCATCTGCAACTTCTTTAACACAGAACAGCTTCCCTGTATAAAATGACAGAACGATGTCAATGGAATGTCAATAGCATGGGACCATGAAGTTCGAACTCGTCAAAAATGTGAACGCAAAAATGTGAACTCATAAAATTGTGAACGCACGAATTGTGTGTTCAGGGGTGGAAATCACACGCAATAGAACTGTTTGTGTTCAGATTTGCATGAAGCGTAACTTGATTTACATCAAATAGAAGAATTTCTTTATCCGTGTGCTTGATGAAAGGAATACTAGCATCTTACCGACTTGATGACGTAGATCCAGTCGGAGTCAGTGCTGTCCTTCACTAAGACCGTCCCTCGTCTGAGAAACAAATGCATTGGTTAGGGAGTTATTGGCACGGACACAACGTTAGGCTTAGTTTTGAAGGTCAAAACcttagattttgtcatgaaaacaCAGCGTATTACGGGGATTCTTGTGATAATTGCGATAGCAAAACAGTGCAGATCGAGGAATTTTTTACggataaaacaaaatatatggCAACAAGAAGTGCATTGTAAAGTCATTTTTCACAAGCGTCAATATGAGATACAATGATTCTGTAAAATGCCACCCAGTACCTGATATAGCTGAATGTCATTTTCTTTGGAACTTTGTGCAACATCTGCAGAGGCCATCCTCTCATAAACCGCAGGCTCCTGTCAAGGAATGGAGAAATGGAGAAAATGGATTATTTGTGAGTGTGCTGTGactagtagtaggcatccttccatctacTGTGACTACTTGGTAGGAAATTCTAGGAATATGCACAGCAAAGTATCCAAGTCTTTGTCAAGTTGAATATGTCGCTTTTCGGTCGACACCACGGAAACGGAATTCATCAAAAGACTTTCGTAGACTTACCCTAAAAATGCAACTTGAGCCTGCTCCTGTTGGGTGAGACCTTTAGTCCTCGCGATCCTTTCGAAATCCTGTGAAGAGATTGACTTTATTTCGCAATTCCATCGAGATGCGGGTATTTCGGAAATCTAATCTTTTCACACAGTTTCAAAGATATAGCCAAGTAACAAACGTTAAAAATAGTTATTTTTCAGTCTTTGTACCAAGTGACTAAACCAATCTCCTTTCACTGTTTCAAACGGCTAAATGTGAAAATGATATATAACCTATCATTGTCGTGTATAGGTTGCTGCATTCTAAAATTCACAGTTGACTCACCCGTCGTTGTATGTGGAGAAGTTCTATCGTCTTCTTAGCTATTATTGTGCTGCATTCTAAAATTCACAGTTGACTCACCCGTCGTTGTATGTGGAGAAGTTCTATCGTCTTCTTAGCTATTATTGTGCTGGTGTGAGTCGTGCCGTCCAGTATGGCCTTGTCCTGTTGGTAATGGAATAGATCAAGCCACGTCGATGCCATTCAAAAATACCTCCattcttcatggaggtaataatagaATAACAGACAGAGAAACATCAAAATCACAATGTAGGCTAGAGTTTTGTGAAGATGAGTCGCTCACCCCAAAACAGTCCCCCATGTGTAGGAACCCTGTCGTCCGATATCTCCCTGCTGCGTCATCCCACTCACACTCCATCGCTGAGGAAAATACAGCAAAACGTTATGAACTTGTTTTCATCACGGTCAAATGCTTTGTCATCACGGAATACTCCTGATACCACAAACTGCACAGCTAACGCAGTCCATAATGTTTGGTAGTGATTGTCATAGTTTACTGTAACATTGATGGCAACAGTTTACATACTTTGTGAAAGAGTTTATGTTGAACAGATACTTGACAGGTATAGATGTACATATTATAAACCTTGTACCTTGCCCTGAGAGTATAAAGTACACCGCCTCCGGTCTGTGGTTCTCTAGCACGATGACCCTGCCACGCCCAAAACTGGTCCAGCAcgaaaagaaaaagacaatttgAAGATCAATGATATGAAATAAGTCTTGTCGCTCACACAATCATATGATCCACTATTAGTGACAGACGTTCTCTTGTAGAATTACGTCGTCTTTCATTTTACAAACATCTTACTTTGACGCCTCGTGGTTGGTAAGTaaagaatactagtagttgcgCGTACCACTGATAGAAGCCAGTCTCCGTCAGTTTCCTCTGCGCCTCCAGCGGATACTCAGCAATGGTCTTTCTAATGATGGAGTTGACCGCAATACTGGCCTAGACGTGATAAACAACATGTTATTGTGCTATGATACATGTTTTATAGTTTGAAGGCACATAAATTGACAGTCAACTCACGCAACTGTctagattttggaaatggctAAGACATGACATGCAAATTCGTAACGTTCCATATGTtttactgtttccaaaatccatCCAGTTTCTTGATTAACTGGTATCTTGGTGATATTTTATCATATATTCCAATATCAAAGCATTACAAGTTTACAACCAATATTGTAATTTCAGTGAGCCATAGCTGTGAAATATGCCTTACATGTTTGGTTTCCTCCGTGGTCCTGTTGCTGGGATCGATAGACAGGATCTCTTTAGTCTTGTGCGAGACACGGACGTCCTGGAACAATCATATATCAACAATCAGGTAATAGCCGTGTTGTGATATCAGTAATATCATCAGTTATAAGACACCCCTCCACTATTCCATGTATTAGTCTAGCCTCAGCCCTTTTCTGTAACACCACACTGG
This genomic window contains:
- the LOC118415547 gene encoding cyclic nucleotide-binding domain-containing protein 2-like, coding for MSAGMSSAGVYLGLGKQGGPKMSSTGPRFSISSKAEALDTERRKESALAALELMGQSRLRRRKKQAEFASVSAAQHDSRDSKHTELDRRSWTMLPKIEEKRTKVHVVSKEGLRSTQNDYLPKLHPVQTPKLHQTSQKQTSSGPPQILKLHQSKHSSKSSKKSKGLPRISKPLPSLPEKIHLEKFCRVGRLIMLLHRLHLDHFLVADEQGVIRRPAGNAASLKKDERKNEPMFDVTAFKANKQDVRVSHKTKEILSIDPSNRTTEETKHASIAVNSIIRKTIAEYPLEAQRKLTETGFYQCFGRGRVIVLENHRPEAVYFILSGQAMECEWDDAAGRYRTTGFLHMGDCFGDKAILDGTTHTSTIIAKKTIELLHIQRRDFERIARTKGLTQQEQAQVAFLGSLRFMRGWPLQMLHKVPKKMTFSYIRRGTVLVKDSTDSDWIYVIKSGSCSVLKKLQMVEPKESTPPKDEMPKIDMTIKLLKDLGQKNKKRDHHHFLRERFIDFKRRKAEMRKGSWRVRQLERPEINIDTKEETPESKDSVLKSLESIILQEQIQDDQSMTSQIQDKPVFVKIKSLNRRGVFGLVDMVFDNQPSLILVSDGAEVLTLSKKFFLDNAPVQVINKMKEDENPYPSEQEMQRSLQKHVNWRDYRLKSLHTTMRELQARPPKTILPHLHDGRKWNSIVENH